A window from Gemmatimonadales bacterium encodes these proteins:
- a CDS encoding PIN domain-containing protein: MTVLADTGALFALADRRDSWHGRMRQWLLQNREPILVPVTVLSEAAYLIGTRLGSAVEESLVRTLAAGEPPVESIEAEDLSRAADLIAGYADLPLGFVDASIVALAERLDIGSIVTTDRRHFGVVRPAHVERLRLLP, encoded by the coding sequence GTGACCGTCCTCGCGGATACGGGTGCGCTGTTCGCGCTCGCGGATCGTCGCGACTCCTGGCACGGGCGAATGCGTCAGTGGTTGCTGCAGAATCGCGAGCCCATCCTCGTCCCGGTCACCGTGCTCTCGGAAGCGGCCTACCTGATCGGGACCCGCCTGGGCTCGGCGGTCGAGGAGTCGTTGGTGCGCACGCTCGCGGCGGGCGAACCACCGGTGGAGTCGATCGAAGCCGAGGATCTCTCTCGCGCAGCGGACCTGATCGCCGGCTACGCGGACCTGCCGCTCGGCTTCGTTGATGCCTCCATCGTGGCGCTCGCCGAGCGGCTGGACATCGGATCGATCGTGACCACCGACCGTCGCCACTTCGGCGTCGTGAGACCGGCGCACGTCGAGCGGCTCAGGCTACTGCCGTAG